The following proteins come from a genomic window of Azoarcus sp. PA01:
- a CDS encoding AraC family transcriptional regulator, with product MPLPSPGDTSAAAPSRPARSRRATVARGFVTGMISGMVGQGRDPTPLLAAAGVDLADAANRIPIDRYAALYNLIGREMDDEGFGLFAQPMRSGSFEFLCRGMLGAATLGDALDRAARFLRIVLPDLAVSVRRGDGDERAELRITETRRLADRRGDPARVFAFEWLLRLIHAVSCWLVSRELALDSVHFPYPRPPHADDYALVYTEHSFFDAGTLVARLRDNLLDLPVRRDDAALATFLDGAPGKITMLYRRDRDMVYRVRDLLRDALPENLPLESVAGRLHLSARTLHRRLEEEGSSFRTIKDALRRDIALARLTKTAQPVAQIGAELGYADPSAFYRAVVAWTGTSPERFRKQLLNQVAGADLPASATPRPAARSVR from the coding sequence ATGCCCTTGCCTTCCCCGGGCGACACCTCTGCCGCCGCCCCTTCGCGCCCCGCCCGCAGCCGCCGCGCGACAGTAGCGCGGGGCTTCGTTACCGGCATGATCTCCGGAATGGTCGGACAGGGCCGTGACCCCACACCGTTGCTCGCCGCGGCGGGAGTCGACCTTGCAGACGCTGCCAACCGTATCCCGATCGATCGCTACGCGGCGCTGTACAACCTGATCGGGCGCGAGATGGACGACGAAGGCTTCGGCCTGTTCGCGCAGCCGATGCGCTCGGGCAGCTTCGAGTTCCTGTGCCGCGGCATGCTCGGCGCCGCGACGCTCGGCGACGCGCTCGACCGCGCCGCGCGCTTCCTGCGCATCGTGCTGCCCGATCTCGCGGTGAGCGTGCGGCGCGGCGACGGCGACGAGCGCGCCGAACTGCGCATCACCGAGACGCGCCGACTCGCCGACCGCCGCGGCGACCCCGCGCGCGTGTTCGCATTCGAGTGGCTGCTGCGCCTGATCCACGCGGTATCGTGCTGGCTCGTCAGCCGCGAGCTCGCGCTCGACTCGGTGCATTTCCCCTACCCTCGCCCGCCGCACGCCGACGACTACGCGCTGGTCTATACGGAGCATTCGTTCTTCGATGCCGGCACGCTCGTCGCGCGCCTGCGCGACAACCTGCTCGACCTGCCGGTGCGCCGCGACGATGCCGCGCTCGCCACCTTCCTTGACGGCGCGCCCGGCAAGATCACGATGCTGTACCGGCGCGACCGCGACATGGTGTATCGCGTGCGCGACCTGCTGCGCGACGCGCTGCCCGAGAACCTGCCGCTCGAGAGCGTCGCCGGCCGGCTACACCTGTCGGCGCGCACGCTGCACCGCCGGCTCGAAGAGGAAGGCTCGAGCTTTCGCACCATCAAGGATGCGCTGCGTCGTGACATCGCGCTCGCCCGACTGACGAAAACGGCGCAGCCGGTCGCGCAGATCGGTGCCGAACTCGGGTACGCCGACCCCTCGGCGTTCTATCGTGCCGTGGTCGCCTGGACCGGGACGTCGCCGGAGCGGTTTCGCAAGCAGTTGCTGAATCAGGTCGCGGGCGCGGACTTGCCGGCCTCGGCAACGCCGCGCCCTGCGGCGCGTTCTGTGAGGTAA
- a CDS encoding methylmalonyl-CoA mutase family protein: MTNLSEAKKLVNYKPKNKVRFVTAAALFDGHDASINIMRRILQSTGAEVIHLGHNRSVGEIVNAALQEDVQGIAITSYQGGHVEFFKYMIDLLKANGGENIKVFGGGGGVIVPSEIRELHDYGVTRVYSPEDGAMMGLQGMINDLVEKSDFDLTAVAPQSADDLVKQLTTGERAGRQRALSRIITALENGAYGDDVRKAILDAAAKVKTPTLGITGTGGAGKSSLTDELVRRFRLDQNDKLKLAIVSIDPSRKRTGGALLGDRIRMNAIEHDNIFMRSLATRDTGSEISAALPEVIAATKLVGFDLVVVETSGIGQGNAAIVPFVDLSLYVMTPEFGAASQLEKIDMLDFADFVAINKFDRKGADDALRDVRKQYQRNRELFSQPTDAMPVFGTMAARFNDDGVTALYQAMFPKLVEKGLKASFANTPGRLPVVTTKASSHGRAIVPAERTRYLAEIADTVRDYHKHIEQQAKVARERQSLKIAKALFEQCGKEAGSFAEMIDWKDGELTATAKKLLEMWPKTKELYAADEYVVKIRDKEIRTKLTTESLSGSKIRKVALPNFDDDGESLRFLMKENVPGSFPYTAGVFAFKREGEDPTRMFAGEGDAFRTNRRFKKVSEGMPAHRLSTAFDSVTLYGCDPDVRPDIYGKIGNSGVSIATLDDMKVLYDGFDLCAPTTSVSMTINGPAPIILAFFFNTAMDQQVAKFRADNGREPTETEFQKIREWTLSSVRGTVQADILKEDQGQNTCIFSTEFALKMMGDIQEYFVHHKVQNFYSVSISGYHIAEAGANPISQLAFTLSNGFTYVESYLARGMHIDDFAPNLSFFFSNGMDPEYSVIGRVARRIWAVAMKNRYGANERSQKLKYHVQTSGRSLHAQEMDFNDIRTTLQALIAIYDNCNSLHTNAFDEAITTPTEESVRRAMAIQLIINREWGLAKNENPNQGSFIIDELTDLVEEAVLQEFEAIASRGGVLGAMETGYQRGKIQEESLYYEHKKHDGSYPIIGVNTFLNPKGSAQPEIELARSTEEEKQGQLKRLADFQARNAAEAPKWLAKLRQAVIDNGNVFEVLVDAVRYCSLGQITSALYEVGGQYRRSM, encoded by the coding sequence ATGACCAACCTCAGCGAAGCCAAGAAGCTCGTCAACTACAAGCCGAAGAACAAGGTCCGCTTCGTGACCGCGGCGGCGCTGTTCGACGGCCACGACGCGTCGATCAACATCATGCGCCGGATCCTCCAGTCGACCGGCGCCGAAGTGATCCACCTCGGCCACAACCGCTCGGTCGGCGAGATCGTCAACGCCGCGCTGCAGGAAGACGTGCAGGGCATCGCGATCACCAGTTACCAGGGCGGCCACGTCGAGTTCTTCAAGTACATGATCGATCTCCTGAAGGCCAACGGCGGCGAGAACATCAAGGTGTTCGGCGGCGGCGGCGGCGTCATCGTGCCCTCCGAGATCCGCGAGCTGCACGACTATGGCGTCACGCGCGTGTATTCGCCTGAAGACGGCGCGATGATGGGGCTGCAGGGCATGATCAACGACCTCGTCGAGAAGTCGGACTTCGACCTCACCGCGGTCGCGCCGCAGTCGGCCGACGACCTCGTCAAGCAGCTGACGACCGGCGAGCGTGCCGGGCGCCAGCGCGCCCTGTCGCGCATCATCACCGCGCTCGAGAACGGCGCGTATGGCGACGACGTCAGGAAGGCGATCCTCGACGCGGCCGCGAAAGTCAAAACGCCGACGCTGGGGATTACCGGCACCGGCGGCGCCGGCAAGAGCTCGCTGACCGACGAGCTCGTGCGCCGCTTCCGGCTCGACCAGAACGACAAGCTGAAGCTCGCGATCGTGTCGATCGACCCGTCGCGCAAGCGCACCGGCGGCGCGCTGCTCGGCGATCGCATCCGCATGAACGCGATCGAGCACGACAACATCTTCATGCGCTCGCTCGCGACGCGCGACACCGGCTCCGAGATCTCCGCGGCGCTGCCCGAAGTCATCGCCGCGACGAAGCTCGTCGGCTTCGACCTCGTCGTCGTCGAGACCTCGGGCATCGGCCAGGGCAACGCCGCGATCGTGCCGTTCGTCGATTTGTCGCTGTACGTGATGACGCCGGAATTCGGCGCGGCGAGCCAGCTCGAAAAGATCGACATGCTCGACTTCGCCGACTTCGTCGCGATCAACAAGTTCGACCGCAAGGGCGCCGACGACGCGCTGCGCGACGTCAGGAAGCAGTACCAGCGCAACCGCGAGCTGTTCAGCCAGCCGACCGACGCGATGCCGGTGTTCGGCACGATGGCCGCGCGCTTCAACGACGACGGCGTCACCGCGCTGTACCAGGCGATGTTCCCGAAGCTCGTCGAGAAGGGCTTGAAGGCCTCATTTGCCAACACTCCGGGCCGGCTGCCGGTCGTCACGACGAAAGCGTCGTCCCACGGCCGCGCGATCGTCCCGGCCGAGCGCACGCGCTACCTCGCCGAGATCGCCGACACCGTTCGCGATTATCACAAGCACATCGAGCAGCAGGCCAAGGTCGCGCGCGAGCGCCAGTCGCTGAAGATTGCGAAGGCGCTGTTCGAGCAGTGCGGCAAGGAGGCCGGCTCGTTCGCCGAAATGATCGACTGGAAGGACGGCGAACTGACGGCGACGGCGAAGAAGCTGCTCGAAATGTGGCCGAAGACGAAGGAGCTGTACGCCGCCGACGAGTACGTCGTGAAGATCCGCGACAAGGAGATCCGCACGAAACTGACGACCGAATCGCTGTCCGGTTCGAAGATCCGCAAAGTCGCGCTGCCGAACTTCGACGACGACGGCGAGTCGCTGCGCTTCCTGATGAAGGAGAACGTGCCGGGTTCGTTCCCCTACACCGCCGGCGTGTTCGCGTTCAAGCGCGAAGGCGAGGACCCGACGCGGATGTTCGCCGGCGAAGGCGACGCGTTCCGCACGAACCGCCGCTTCAAGAAAGTCTCCGAAGGCATGCCGGCGCACCGGCTGTCGACCGCGTTCGACTCGGTGACGCTGTACGGCTGCGACCCGGACGTGCGCCCGGATATCTACGGCAAGATCGGCAATTCGGGCGTGTCGATCGCGACGCTCGACGACATGAAAGTGCTGTACGACGGCTTCGACCTGTGCGCGCCGACGACCTCGGTGTCGATGACGATCAACGGTCCGGCGCCGATCATCCTCGCGTTCTTCTTCAACACCGCGATGGACCAGCAGGTCGCGAAGTTCCGCGCGGACAACGGCCGCGAGCCGACCGAGACCGAGTTCCAGAAGATCCGCGAATGGACGCTGTCGTCGGTGCGCGGCACGGTGCAGGCCGACATCCTGAAGGAAGACCAGGGCCAGAACACCTGCATCTTCTCGACCGAGTTCGCGCTGAAGATGATGGGCGACATCCAGGAGTACTTCGTCCATCACAAGGTGCAGAACTTCTACTCGGTGTCGATCTCCGGCTACCACATCGCCGAAGCCGGCGCGAACCCGATCTCGCAGCTCGCCTTCACGCTGTCGAACGGCTTCACGTACGTCGAGTCGTATCTCGCGCGCGGCATGCACATCGACGACTTCGCGCCCAACCTGTCGTTCTTCTTCTCGAACGGCATGGACCCGGAATACTCGGTGATCGGCCGCGTCGCGCGCCGCATCTGGGCCGTCGCGATGAAGAACAGGTACGGCGCGAACGAGCGCAGCCAGAAGCTGAAGTACCACGTGCAGACCTCGGGGCGCTCGCTGCACGCGCAGGAGATGGACTTCAACGACATCCGCACGACGCTGCAGGCGCTGATCGCGATCTACGACAACTGCAACTCGCTGCACACCAACGCTTTTGATGAGGCGATCACGACGCCGACCGAGGAATCGGTGCGGCGCGCGATGGCGATCCAGCTGATCATCAACCGCGAATGGGGCCTCGCGAAAAACGAGAACCCGAACCAGGGCAGCTTCATCATCGACGAGCTCACCGACCTCGTCGAGGAAGCGGTGCTGCAGGAGTTCGAGGCGATCGCGTCGCGCGGCGGCGTGCTCGGCGCGATGGAGACCGGCTACCAGCGCGGCAAAATCCAGGAGGAGTCGCTGTACTACGAGCACAAGAAGCACGATGGCTCGTACCCTATCATCGGCGTCAACACCTTCCTGAACCCGAAGGGCAGTGCGCAGCCGGAAATCGAACTCGCACGCTCGACCGAGGAAGAGAAGCAGGGGCAGCTGAAGCGCCTCGCCGACTTCCAGGCACGCAACGCCGCGGAAGCGCCGAAGTGGCTCGCGAAACTGCGCCAAGCGGTCATCGACAACGGCAACGTGTTCGAAGTGCTCGTCGACGCGGTGCGCTACTGCTCGCTCGGCCAGATCACGTCGGCGCTGTATGAAGTCGGCGGGCAGTACCGGCGCAGCATGTAA
- a CDS encoding helix-turn-helix transcriptional regulator: MSDLLDSLARFDPDELYSPAVALTVDIRDNSRELPVHRHRKGQLVLAARGSVTCEVPSGLWIVPPHGAVWIPGGMPHTNRVSLNGRICLLFVEPDAAALPASCCTLSVSPLLRELILRLVELPQSYSIDGPTGRLVAVLLDELVQMPAERLHLPITAEPRLRRIADALMNDPSDRSTMAEWARRVSIGERTLARLIVGETGMTFGRWRQQLHIVIALQRLSAGMTVQVVAQDLGYESVSAFITMFKKVLGKPPARYLVERGESLRLRRAANEPPA; encoded by the coding sequence ATGTCCGACCTTCTTGACAGCCTGGCGCGTTTCGATCCGGACGAGCTGTACAGTCCGGCCGTGGCACTGACCGTCGACATCCGCGACAACAGCCGCGAGCTGCCGGTGCACCGCCACCGCAAAGGGCAGCTCGTCCTGGCGGCGCGCGGCTCGGTGACGTGCGAAGTGCCTTCCGGCTTGTGGATCGTGCCGCCGCACGGCGCGGTGTGGATCCCGGGCGGCATGCCGCACACCAACCGGGTGTCGCTGAATGGCCGCATCTGCCTGCTGTTCGTCGAGCCCGATGCGGCAGCGTTGCCCGCGAGCTGCTGCACACTGTCGGTGAGCCCGCTGCTGCGCGAGCTGATCCTGCGCCTCGTCGAGCTGCCGCAGAGCTATTCCATCGACGGGCCGACCGGGCGCCTCGTCGCGGTGCTGCTCGACGAGCTCGTGCAGATGCCGGCCGAGCGGCTCCATCTGCCGATCACTGCCGAGCCGCGCCTGCGCCGCATCGCCGACGCGCTGATGAACGATCCGTCCGACCGCAGCACGATGGCCGAATGGGCACGGCGCGTGTCGATCGGCGAGCGCACGCTGGCGCGCCTGATCGTCGGCGAGACCGGCATGACTTTCGGCCGCTGGCGCCAGCAGCTGCACATCGTCATCGCGCTGCAGCGCCTGTCGGCAGGAATGACGGTGCAGGTGGTCGCGCAGGATCTCGGCTACGAATCCGTCAGCGCGTTCATCACGATGTTCAAGAAAGTGCTCGGCAAGCCGCCGGCGCGCTATCTCGTCGAACGCGGGGAGTCGCTGCGGCTGCGCCGCGCAGCGAACGAGCCACCGGCGTGA
- a CDS encoding CynX/NimT family MFS transporter, with protein sequence MKPHVSVTPPAAQGLLIVGILLIAANLRAPVTGVGPVLADIQSSFGFNATQAGVLATLPLLAFALVSPLAAGLARRHGLERTLFAALLLLTTGILVRSSGAAWGLFGGTVILGSAIAVCNVLLPSLLKRDFAAKVSTMTSLYAVTMSVTAALCSAVMIPLTAMSSYGWTFALGIWAVLAAFSAVVWLPQLRNAPRPTQQAATTPAIPIWRSPLAWQVTAFMGLNSFVYYVVISWLPAILQQNGYSAASAGSLHGLLQLATVVPGVLAVPLIHRLTDQRAAAFLSATLALVGLAGFIALPGWSVVWCIAYGFGSSACLILALTFMSLRAGSVHQAAALSGMAQAVGYLLAAIGPTLVGALHDTFGGWSAALLLCAAVSVIQAVCGLYAGRPTQIGALSPLPVAAVPEMAARRR encoded by the coding sequence ATGAAGCCGCACGTCTCCGTCACGCCGCCTGCCGCCCAGGGCCTCCTCATCGTCGGCATCCTGCTGATCGCCGCGAACCTGCGCGCCCCGGTCACCGGCGTCGGCCCGGTGCTCGCCGACATCCAGTCCAGCTTCGGCTTCAACGCCACGCAGGCCGGCGTGCTGGCGACGCTGCCGCTGCTCGCGTTCGCGCTCGTCTCGCCGCTCGCCGCCGGCCTCGCGCGCCGGCACGGGCTCGAACGCACGCTGTTCGCGGCGCTGCTGCTGCTGACGACCGGCATCCTCGTGCGCTCGTCGGGCGCCGCGTGGGGGCTGTTTGGCGGCACGGTGATTCTCGGTAGCGCGATCGCGGTCTGCAATGTCCTGTTGCCGAGCCTCCTGAAACGGGACTTCGCCGCGAAAGTCTCGACGATGACGTCGCTCTACGCGGTGACGATGAGCGTGACTGCCGCGTTGTGTTCGGCGGTGATGATTCCGCTGACCGCGATGTCGTCGTACGGATGGACTTTCGCGCTCGGGATCTGGGCCGTCCTCGCGGCATTCAGCGCAGTGGTGTGGCTGCCGCAGCTGCGCAACGCGCCGCGCCCGACGCAGCAGGCCGCCACGACTCCAGCGATCCCGATCTGGCGCTCGCCGCTCGCGTGGCAGGTGACCGCTTTCATGGGGCTCAATTCGTTCGTCTACTACGTCGTCATCAGCTGGCTTCCGGCGATCCTGCAGCAAAACGGCTATTCTGCGGCGTCCGCCGGCTCGCTGCACGGGCTGCTGCAGCTCGCGACGGTCGTCCCCGGCGTGCTCGCGGTACCGCTGATCCATCGCCTGACCGATCAGCGCGCCGCCGCGTTCCTGAGTGCAACCCTCGCCCTGGTCGGCCTCGCCGGCTTCATCGCGCTGCCGGGCTGGAGCGTCGTGTGGTGCATCGCCTATGGCTTCGGCAGCAGCGCCTGCTTGATCCTCGCGCTGACTTTCATGAGCCTGCGCGCCGGCAGCGTGCATCAGGCGGCAGCGCTGTCGGGCATGGCGCAGGCGGTGGGCTACCTGCTCGCCGCCATCGGCCCGACCCTCGTCGGCGCGCTCCACGACACGTTCGGCGGCTGGTCCGCCGCGCTGCTGCTGTGCGCGGCGGTATCGGTGATCCAGGCGGTGTGCGGGCTGTACGCCGGCCGCCCGACGCAGATCGGCGCGCTGTCACCGCTGCCGGTAGCCGCCGTGCCGGAGATGGCGGCGAGGCGGCGCTGA
- a CDS encoding response regulator transcription factor: MTDNASVSPLILVLEDEADIARLICGALADYGFRSEHVTTGRELLARARKASPDLVIVDLGLPDMDGMQVVRELQDGSPCAVLILTGRNDVTDRVLGLELGADDYLVKPFEPRELVARVRSILRRYQRAASTDAGADERSVAVFANWRFDTGRLALSRPGAPDVSVSAAEAALLLALLRRPNKILSREQLLGERDVDPFDRSIDVRISRLRRKLDDDPQQPKLIKTVYGAGYLFSAQVRWE; encoded by the coding sequence ATGACCGACAACGCGTCTGTGTCCCCGCTTATCCTGGTTCTCGAGGACGAAGCGGACATCGCCCGCCTGATCTGCGGCGCGCTCGCCGACTACGGCTTCCGCAGCGAACACGTCACGACCGGTCGCGAACTGCTCGCGCGCGCGCGAAAAGCTTCCCCCGACCTGGTGATCGTCGACCTCGGTCTGCCGGACATGGACGGCATGCAGGTCGTGCGCGAACTGCAGGACGGCAGCCCGTGCGCAGTGCTGATCCTGACCGGCCGCAACGACGTCACCGACCGCGTCCTCGGCCTCGAGCTCGGCGCCGACGACTATCTCGTCAAGCCGTTCGAACCGCGCGAGCTCGTCGCCCGCGTGCGCTCGATCCTGCGCCGCTACCAGCGCGCCGCGTCGACCGACGCGGGCGCGGACGAACGCAGTGTCGCGGTCTTCGCAAACTGGCGCTTCGACACCGGACGGCTCGCGCTGTCGCGGCCGGGCGCACCTGACGTCAGCGTTTCGGCAGCCGAGGCGGCGCTGCTGCTCGCGCTGCTGCGCCGGCCGAACAAGATCCTGAGCCGCGAACAGCTGCTCGGCGAGCGCGACGTCGACCCGTTCGACCGCAGCATCGACGTGCGCATCTCGCGCCTGCGCCGCAAACTCGACGACGACCCGCAGCAGCCGAAGCTGATCAAGACGGTGTATGGCGCCGGGTATCTCTTCTCGGCGCAGGTGCGATGGGAATGA
- a CDS encoding PAS-domain containing protein, whose amino-acid sequence MLRNTPTPPPKLSSQELRRYDLLLAGLDLLDQAIAVFDATPKLVTWNKAMLRLLDFPEKMVHVGTPFEEFARFNAERGEYGEGDVDQLVAERMAAARAFLPHYAERARPNGKILAIRGVPIPNLGFVSLWTDITEQRRYEDVIQRQNAELEARVKARTAELENANARLAQAHAEVDEIAGALRRSEERLKLIIDSIPALIAYVDRGETYQFANRGYAEWFGVSKDAIVGRSIESVLGAELYPLVVEQLKIAAAGERVSYEYSRKLDNGRTVHAKSIVVPEVSAHGEVVGYFVLSTDITEQKASQAALVQAQKMEAVGQLTGGLAHDFNNLLTIIIGNLSELKSKLPPGGHAVEHLDPALHAAQRGAELIKRLLTFSRGQGLEPIAVEVGALVLNMAQLLSRSLTENIRLQTRLPPAPLHAFVDPHQLENALLNLALNARDAMPDGGSLTIAIGERHIPESLAVLVELPAGNYVQIDVTDTGSGIDAKLLPRLFEPFFTTKPFGQGSGLGLAMVYGFVRQSGGNIRIRSTPGSGTTVTFVLPRAAAATPATTAKPPAAVQRERKAAGPVLLVEDEPEVRRVIRLQLTALGHSVIEAADGVEAWSLIESVPEIAILVTDTVMPGAIGGRELVARTRALRPRLPILMITGYASDNALADTAQLDVPVLRKPFDQDTLATSLAAILDVPATPEDLPRQ is encoded by the coding sequence ATGTTGCGCAACACGCCGACTCCGCCGCCGAAGCTGTCGTCGCAGGAGCTGCGCCGCTACGACCTGCTGCTCGCCGGCCTCGACCTGCTCGACCAGGCGATCGCCGTCTTCGACGCGACGCCGAAGCTCGTGACGTGGAACAAGGCGATGCTGCGGCTGCTCGACTTTCCCGAGAAGATGGTCCACGTCGGCACGCCGTTCGAGGAGTTCGCGCGCTTCAATGCCGAACGCGGCGAATATGGCGAAGGCGACGTCGACCAGCTCGTCGCCGAACGCATGGCCGCCGCGCGCGCGTTCCTGCCGCACTACGCGGAGCGCGCGCGGCCCAACGGCAAGATTCTCGCGATCCGCGGCGTGCCGATCCCGAATCTCGGCTTCGTCTCGCTGTGGACCGACATCACCGAGCAGCGCCGCTACGAGGACGTCATCCAGCGGCAGAACGCCGAACTCGAGGCGCGCGTCAAGGCGCGCACCGCGGAGCTCGAGAACGCGAACGCGCGGCTCGCACAGGCGCACGCCGAAGTCGACGAGATCGCCGGCGCGCTGCGGCGCTCCGAGGAGCGGCTGAAGCTGATCATCGATTCGATCCCGGCGCTGATTGCGTACGTCGATCGCGGCGAAACCTATCAGTTCGCGAACCGCGGCTACGCTGAGTGGTTCGGCGTGAGCAAGGACGCGATCGTCGGGCGCAGTATCGAGAGCGTGCTCGGCGCCGAGCTGTATCCGTTGGTCGTCGAACAGCTGAAGATCGCCGCGGCCGGCGAGCGCGTCAGCTACGAATATTCGCGCAAGCTCGACAACGGCCGCACCGTCCATGCCAAAAGCATCGTCGTGCCCGAAGTGTCGGCACACGGCGAGGTGGTCGGCTATTTCGTGCTATCGACCGACATCACCGAACAGAAGGCGAGTCAGGCGGCGCTCGTGCAGGCGCAGAAGATGGAAGCCGTCGGCCAGCTCACCGGCGGTCTCGCGCACGACTTCAACAACCTCCTGACGATCATCATCGGCAACCTGTCGGAGCTCAAGTCGAAGCTGCCGCCGGGCGGCCATGCCGTCGAGCACCTCGATCCGGCTCTGCACGCGGCGCAGCGCGGCGCCGAACTGATCAAGCGGCTGCTGACGTTCTCGCGCGGCCAGGGACTCGAACCGATCGCGGTCGAGGTCGGTGCGCTGGTGCTGAACATGGCGCAGCTGCTGTCGCGCTCGCTGACCGAAAACATCCGCCTGCAGACGCGCCTGCCGCCGGCGCCGCTGCACGCGTTTGTCGACCCGCACCAGCTCGAGAACGCGCTGCTGAACCTCGCGCTCAACGCGCGCGACGCAATGCCGGACGGCGGCTCGCTGACGATCGCGATCGGCGAGCGCCACATCCCCGAGAGCCTCGCGGTGCTCGTCGAGCTGCCCGCCGGCAACTACGTGCAGATCGATGTCACCGACACCGGCAGCGGCATCGACGCGAAACTTCTGCCCCGCCTGTTCGAGCCATTCTTCACGACGAAGCCGTTCGGCCAGGGCAGCGGTCTCGGGCTGGCGATGGTCTATGGCTTCGTGCGCCAGTCAGGCGGCAACATCCGCATCCGCAGCACGCCGGGCTCGGGAACGACGGTGACGTTCGTGTTGCCGCGCGCCGCCGCCGCGACGCCGGCGACGACGGCCAAACCGCCGGCTGCGGTGCAGCGCGAGCGCAAGGCGGCCGGGCCAGTGCTGCTCGTCGAGGACGAACCGGAGGTGCGCCGCGTCATCCGCCTGCAACTGACCGCGCTCGGCCACTCCGTCATCGAGGCCGCCGATGGCGTCGAAGCGTGGAGCCTGATCGAGTCGGTCCCGGAGATTGCGATCCTCGTCACCGACACCGTGATGCCCGGCGCGATCGGCGGCCGCGAACTGGTCGCACGCACCCGCGCGCTGCGCCCGCGGCTGCCGATCCTGATGATCACCGGCTATGCCAGCGACAACGCGCTCGCAGACACCGCGCAGCTCGACGTGCCGGTGCTGCGCAAGCCTTTCGACCAGGACACGCTCGCGACGAGCCTCGCCGCGATCCTGGATGTTCCGGCAACCCCCGAGGACCTGCCCCGCCAATGA